One segment of Macrotis lagotis isolate mMagLag1 chromosome 1, bilby.v1.9.chrom.fasta, whole genome shotgun sequence DNA contains the following:
- the LOC141505495 gene encoding nuclear envelope phosphatase-regulatory subunit 1 isoform X1, translating into MARRRAFALTNGKPDLKAFERRLTEYISCLQPATGRWRMILIVVSVCTATGAWNWLIDPETQKVSFLTSLWNHPFFTISCITLIGLFFAGIHKRVVAPSIIAARCRTVLAEYNMSCDDTGKLILKPRPHVQ; encoded by the exons ATGGCCCGGCGGCGAGCCTTCGCGCTGACCAATGGCAAGCCAG ATCTCAAGGCTTTTGAAAGAAGACTTACTGAATATATTTCTTGTTTACAACCTGCTACAGGACGTTGGAGAA tGATTCTTATAGTGGTGTCTGTCTGTACAGCTACTGGTGCCTGGAACTGGTTAATAGATCCTGAGACACAAAAG GTATCCTTCTTAACATCTTTATGGAATCATCCATTTTTCACAATCAGCTGTATCACTCTAATTGGGTTGTTTTTTGCTGGAATACACAAGAGAGTGGTAGCACCCTCAAT TATAGCAGCTCGATGTCGAACTGTGTTAGCAGAATATAATATGTCCTGTGATGAT ACAGGAAAGCTAATTTTGAAACCCAGGCCTCATGTTCAATGA
- the LOC141505495 gene encoding nuclear envelope phosphatase-regulatory subunit 1 isoform X2 produces MNSLEQAEDLKAFERRLTEYISCLQPATGRWRMILIVVSVCTATGAWNWLIDPETQKVSFLTSLWNHPFFTISCITLIGLFFAGIHKRVVAPSIIAARCRTVLAEYNMSCDDTGKLILKPRPHVQ; encoded by the exons ATGAACTCGCTGGAGCAAGCGGAAG ATCTCAAGGCTTTTGAAAGAAGACTTACTGAATATATTTCTTGTTTACAACCTGCTACAGGACGTTGGAGAA tGATTCTTATAGTGGTGTCTGTCTGTACAGCTACTGGTGCCTGGAACTGGTTAATAGATCCTGAGACACAAAAG GTATCCTTCTTAACATCTTTATGGAATCATCCATTTTTCACAATCAGCTGTATCACTCTAATTGGGTTGTTTTTTGCTGGAATACACAAGAGAGTGGTAGCACCCTCAAT TATAGCAGCTCGATGTCGAACTGTGTTAGCAGAATATAATATGTCCTGTGATGAT ACAGGAAAGCTAATTTTGAAACCCAGGCCTCATGTTCAATGA